aaatatcaAGCCGCTGACTGAGAAATGATCCTCAGGCTTCTCTAAGTGGAACCGGACACCATACTCTTGTGTTGTTATTTATAGAGAATCTAAAGTATAGGCCTTAGTGTGGGCATTACATCATGAAGGGGTGAAAGCACGGTGAGGAAAGAATCGACAGGATTCGCATGCACTCGGAGACACTGCAGTGATGCCTGCTGCCGCATATGTGATGGTCCCCGTGAAACCTGCTGTCGTGTAGATGGCAGTCCCtgttcatggttttgttttccattggTTATGTACAGTGAGCTGAGGTTAGAGAAACCTAAATTTGTCTTGGCACTTGGAAGAGAAACACcaaattcattttactttattatacaTGTGTTCCATTTTATTGTTGGTTATTAGTCTTCTTTTTAGTTTATCAAATTATCTTTGGTATGCCTCTACAGGGAAAACTACACATAGAGGATTTGGTATCATCCATGGTTTAAGGCATTCATGGGCTGAGGGCACATGACTTCCCACAGAAGAGAGGAGGACcattgtacataaaataatagtgGACTACTGGCTGCCAGAATTTTTATCCAGTCCTAACCAGAACTGCTAAAACTACAGTTTTGGGTCTCACATTCGAAGTAGGCCACCCCGAGAAGGCTCCGACTGTGACTGCTTACTGTGCAGTACATCCTTAGATGGTAACATCCTCCAGAGCAAACCCTCACATTTGTGGGAACTtcaattatttatgtaaaaatacaaGACATCCATCAAGTTCATGTGAGAAACAGCGAATTGGAAACCCTGCAAGGAGTGTGCCTGTTAATTGATGAGGCAGGGAAATAAGTAAGTAGCAGTCAGAGAGTCTTGTCTTTATTAACAAGTCAGATTTCATTTGCCTTTTTGTGTGTTACAGATAAAAGCCATCATGGCTTTGGCTGCAGCTATCCTTCTGCTAATGATTATCAGTAAGTATTTCTTGGATCATTGTTTCTTGAGGTATTGTGTTTTGTAAGGCTTAGGGTTTGATTTGGtgttcatttttttcagagacataatctcactatgtagcccaggctgtccgaAATgctactgtgtagcccaggctagcctcttgctagttttattttaagtcatttttatcCTTTTCATTTCAGTTGACCTAATGTATGTAATGCAAGCATCGAGTAATGGCACGTGCATTGAACAAGAAGGGGGCCTTTACCTAGACTTTCAGTCTCTGAAGACTGCTTTGACAATGTCTGAGTGTGCATTTCTGTGGGGTCTGTATCCTTGGCTAGATCCTCAAAAGGGcactcctccttctgctcctcagccACACCCCAGTCACAGCTCGGGGCTCAACCATTTGTTTAAGGCAGAATCTGGTATCTGTTAGACTTAGGACAAAATAGTTTTTTGTTTACTGTTGTGATCAGGAGACAAACTCAGTTAGCTTCTCTAgataattttgtatgtgtgtttgtagatTTGAGCTTAGTTTTAGTTCTGAAAGCATAattcattctgtttgttttttcttagtaattttttCGAAGTTAGACTATTTTTTATAAGTACCTTTCTTCAAGATCTCTAATATTTACAGAGATTTTGTAaagaattaaaatcttaaaaaattgaaatttttataaggatatttttaaacttaaaaagtgTTATAAAGAACTAACAAAGAACTGTAATCCAGTCTCACTACCTGGGTAATAAAGAACTAACAAAGAAGAACTGTAATCCAGTCTCATTACCTGGGTAATAAAGAACTACAAAGAAAGAATTGTAATCCAGTCTCACTACCTGGGTGCTGCTGTGTGGGTTTGTTTAGTAGTTGAAGTGTATTTGTAGCCATTTAATTAACCATGTTAATGCTCATGCTACTTCCATGGTCATTCAGAGCAAGGAGAATTTTGACTTCCTTGACCCATAGGTCTCCAGCTGGGGTTAAATGGAAGTCTGCCTTCTTATTTCAGCTTTCATTGTATAACCAAGTGTCCTTTCATAGACTTGTTGGCCCACAGTTCTGCTGACTTCGTGGTTTGAAATGGACCTCACAGATGGTCTAGAAATGCTACCCTCTTACTAAATGCTATGCCACACCTTCATAGACAATACTCGAGCATATTCAGGGATGAGCTACAGTGCTGCTGCCCTTGACTCCATTGTAATGTTTTAATTCATGATATCTGTTCAACAAGGTGTCTTTCAATAGAAGCACACATAAAGCCAGAGACTCATGGGAACTTAACCCTGTATTTTCCCTAGGTGTAGTGGTTCAGGAGTCACCAGTTCAATGTTATGATAACTTTGTAGAATATGATTATCACAGACAACAAGAACCTACCATAAATAGTGGGCACCATGCATAAAAAGGACTATACAATTCAACTATACTCTCCCTGTACTATACTGTAGCTGCTATTAGTATGGCTATTTTATATGCTTTTAGTCTTTTCCTCTTGGTATGTAAGCATGATTTTCAAAAGCTGAGA
The genomic region above belongs to Microtus ochrogaster isolate Prairie Vole_2 chromosome 6 unlocalized genomic scaffold, MicOch1.0 chr6_random_2, whole genome shotgun sequence and contains:
- the Vamp4 gene encoding vesicle-associated membrane protein 4 isoform X2, producing the protein MDEVIDVMQENITKVIERGERLDELQDKSESLSDNATAFSNRSKQLRRQMWWRGCKIKAIMALAAAILLLMIIIDLMYVMQASSNGTCIEQEGGLYLDFQSLKTALTMSECAFLWGLYPWLDPQKGTPPSAPQPHPSHSSGLNHLFKAESGIC